In Clostridium sp. DL-VIII, the following proteins share a genomic window:
- the fabD gene encoding ACP S-malonyltransferase, whose protein sequence is MNSKKTAFLFPGQGAQTIGMAKELCENIPECNELLERSEEILKMPIKKMMFEGPEELLTATENAQPTILVASLIALKALEINGIEADYTAGLSLGEYGSLIYGGALSLEEGLLLIKERGRIMGSALPEGLGKMAAILKLDDEKLKELLDRASAFGVVEGANYNCPGQVVISGENNAIDEAVKIAKELGGLGKALKVSGPFHSSLLESASEEFYNTIKTVDIKKFNKVVYSNVKGLPYEEGDDIKELLKRHIRTSVLFEKTIRDMIDKGVDTFIEVGPGKALRGFVKKIDKDAALLNVEDMESLKNTINSVNS, encoded by the coding sequence ATGAATAGTAAGAAAACCGCATTTCTTTTTCCAGGCCAAGGAGCTCAAACTATTGGAATGGCAAAAGAACTTTGTGAAAATATACCAGAATGTAACGAGCTTTTAGAGCGCAGTGAAGAAATATTAAAAATGCCTATCAAAAAAATGATGTTTGAGGGGCCAGAGGAACTGTTAACAGCAACTGAAAATGCGCAGCCAACTATTCTTGTAGCATCTCTTATTGCATTAAAAGCCTTAGAGATAAATGGAATCGAAGCAGATTATACTGCAGGTCTTAGCTTAGGAGAATATGGATCGCTAATTTATGGAGGAGCTCTTTCATTAGAAGAAGGATTATTACTTATAAAAGAAAGAGGAAGAATCATGGGCAGCGCTTTACCAGAGGGACTAGGTAAAATGGCAGCTATATTAAAATTAGATGATGAAAAGTTAAAGGAACTATTAGATAGAGCCAGTGCTTTTGGCGTAGTAGAAGGTGCTAATTATAATTGCCCAGGGCAAGTAGTTATTTCAGGTGAAAATAATGCAATAGATGAAGCAGTTAAAATTGCAAAAGAATTAGGAGGCCTTGGAAAAGCACTTAAAGTCAGCGGTCCATTCCACAGTTCACTTCTTGAATCTGCAAGTGAAGAATTTTATAATACTATAAAGACAGTTGACATTAAGAAGTTTAATAAGGTAGTATATTCAAATGTTAAGGGATTACCTTATGAAGAAGGCGACGATATTAAGGAATTATTAAAGAGACATATAAGAACGTCTGTACTTTTTGAAAAGACTATAAGAGACATGATAGATAAAGGCGTAGATACATTTATTGAAGTAGGTCCAGGAAAAGCACTTAGAGGCTTCGTTAAGAAAATAGATAAGGATGCAGCACTTTTAAATGTAGAAGATATGGAATCATTAAAAAACACAATTAATTCAGTTAACAGTTAA
- a CDS encoding beta-ketoacyl-ACP synthase III — protein sequence MSNIKIAGIGAYLPSLVVTNDKISEFVETNNEWIIERTGIRERRISEGEDTSDIAFESSKIALERAGLKAEDIDLIIVATVSPDAFIPSVACIIQSKLKADRAACFDINVACSGFLYGLEIAKSMMKSMNYKNALVVGAEVLSKVMDWSDRGTCILFGDGGGAAVLKQEEDGTQGIIKSYLRANGAKGESLTIGGADFNTPFTKEGKIKERIIKMNGREVFKFATTVIVEAVNEILKDTDFSLDEIKYIVPHQANYRIIKSAAGKLGLEEEKFYLNLDRVGNTSAGSVPIVLNEMYEKNLINKGDKIILVAFGGGLTYASTLIEW from the coding sequence ATGAGTAATATTAAAATCGCAGGAATTGGCGCATATTTACCATCTCTAGTAGTTACAAATGATAAAATAAGTGAGTTTGTTGAAACAAATAATGAATGGATAATTGAAAGAACGGGAATCAGGGAGAGAAGAATATCAGAGGGGGAAGACACATCAGATATTGCCTTTGAATCGTCAAAAATAGCTCTTGAAAGAGCTGGTTTAAAAGCTGAAGACATAGACCTTATAATAGTAGCGACAGTTTCACCGGATGCATTCATACCGTCTGTTGCATGTATAATTCAAAGTAAATTAAAAGCAGATAGAGCAGCTTGTTTTGATATAAATGTTGCTTGTTCTGGCTTTTTGTATGGGCTTGAAATAGCAAAATCCATGATGAAATCTATGAATTATAAAAATGCACTTGTAGTTGGAGCAGAAGTTCTTTCAAAGGTAATGGATTGGTCAGATAGGGGTACATGTATTCTTTTTGGTGATGGTGGCGGTGCTGCTGTACTTAAGCAGGAAGAAGATGGAACACAAGGAATTATAAAATCATATTTAAGAGCTAATGGAGCAAAGGGAGAATCATTAACTATAGGTGGAGCTGATTTTAATACGCCTTTTACTAAGGAAGGAAAAATAAAAGAAAGAATAATTAAAATGAATGGAAGGGAAGTATTTAAGTTTGCAACTACAGTAATAGTAGAAGCAGTTAATGAAATATTAAAAGATACAGATTTTTCATTAGATGAAATTAAATATATAGTACCACATCAAGCTAATTATAGAATTATAAAATCAGCAGCTGGGAAATTAGGCCTAGAGGAAGAAAAGTTTTATTTAAATCTAGATAGAGTCGGGAATACTTCAGCAGGATCAGTACCTATTGTATTAAATGAAATGTATGAAAAGAATTTGATTAATAAAGGCGATAAAATTATTTTAGTTGCATTTGGCGGAGGATTAACATATGCTTCCACTTTAATTGAGTGGTAA
- the purN gene encoding phosphoribosylglycinamide formyltransferase, with protein sequence MFKIAVLVSGGGTDLQSIIDAVENKELNVKIEMVIGSRDNIYALERAKKHNIQTFVVSRREYGEEASDKILELTKGKVDLIVLAGFLAILDGEILKEFDNKIINIHPSLIPAFCGPGMYGIKVHEAAIKSGVRFSGCTVHFVNSEVDGGAILLQEVVPVCFEDDAETLQKRILEKEHILLPQAIKLISEGKVEFVNGKARIS encoded by the coding sequence TTGTTTAAAATAGCGGTCTTAGTTTCTGGGGGAGGAACAGATCTTCAATCTATAATTGATGCAGTAGAAAATAAAGAGCTCAATGTTAAAATAGAAATGGTTATAGGCAGCCGCGATAATATTTATGCGTTAGAGAGGGCTAAAAAACATAATATACAAACTTTTGTTGTTTCTAGGCGTGAATATGGAGAAGAAGCTTCAGATAAGATATTAGAATTAACAAAGGGAAAAGTTGATTTAATAGTTCTTGCAGGATTTTTAGCAATTTTAGATGGAGAAATACTAAAAGAATTTGATAATAAGATAATAAATATTCATCCATCTTTAATTCCAGCTTTCTGCGGGCCAGGGATGTACGGAATAAAGGTTCATGAAGCCGCAATTAAAAGTGGGGTAAGATTTTCAGGGTGCACAGTTCATTTTGTGAATAGTGAAGTTGATGGGGGAGCAATACTTCTTCAAGAGGTAGTGCCAGTTTGCTTTGAGGACGATGCGGAAACACTCCAAAAGAGGATTTTGGAAAAAGAACATATACTATTGCCACAGGCAATCAAATTAATCAGTGAAGGTAAAGTTGAATTTGTTAATGGCAAAGCGAGAATCAGTTAG
- the purM gene encoding phosphoribosylformylglycinamidine cyclo-ligase, with amino-acid sequence MITYKEAGVNIEEGYRSVKLIKEYAARTMSQYVLNGLGSFAGMVELPSGYEKPVLVSGTDGVGTKLEIAFKNKKYDTVGIDCVAMCVNDILCHGAKPLFFLDYIACGKLEAEVASDLVKGISDGCVDSDCALIGGETAEMPGFYSEGEYDMAGFAVGIADKDKIINGSNIKEGDKLIGIASSGVHSNGYSLIRKVFPDLNEEFNGEEVWKTLITPTKIYVKPVLKLLESYEIKGMAHVTGGGFIENVPRMFNGREFTAVIKKDSYPLPAIFERIIEKGVDKEHMYNTFNMGIGFVLAVNEKDVASIIKALVEMGEKAYEIGYVTSGGEGICLK; translated from the coding sequence ATGATTACTTACAAAGAAGCTGGAGTTAATATAGAAGAAGGATATAGATCGGTTAAATTGATTAAAGAATATGCTGCCAGAACTATGAGTCAATATGTTTTAAATGGACTTGGCAGTTTTGCAGGAATGGTTGAATTACCATCAGGATATGAAAAGCCAGTATTAGTTTCTGGAACTGATGGGGTAGGAACAAAACTTGAAATTGCATTTAAAAATAAGAAATACGATACAGTTGGAATAGACTGTGTTGCTATGTGCGTAAATGATATTTTATGTCATGGAGCAAAACCACTATTCTTCTTAGACTATATTGCTTGTGGAAAACTTGAAGCAGAAGTTGCGTCAGATTTAGTTAAAGGTATATCAGACGGATGTGTTGATTCTGATTGCGCTTTAATAGGAGGAGAAACAGCTGAAATGCCAGGTTTTTATTCAGAAGGCGAATATGATATGGCAGGTTTTGCTGTAGGTATAGCTGACAAGGATAAGATCATCAATGGAAGTAATATTAAAGAAGGAGATAAATTAATAGGAATTGCATCTTCAGGAGTTCATTCTAATGGATATTCATTAATTAGAAAAGTATTTCCAGACCTAAATGAAGAATTTAATGGTGAAGAAGTGTGGAAAACATTAATTACTCCAACTAAGATTTATGTGAAACCTGTACTTAAGCTATTAGAAAGTTATGAAATAAAAGGAATGGCACATGTTACTGGTGGTGGTTTTATTGAAAATGTTCCAAGAATGTTCAATGGCAGAGAATTTACAGCTGTAATAAAGAAAGATTCATATCCACTTCCAGCTATATTTGAAAGAATTATCGAAAAAGGTGTAGATAAAGAACATATGTACAACACATTTAACATGGGTATAGGCTTTGTGCTTGCTGTTAATGAAAAAGATGTGGCATCTATTATAAAAGCTTTAGTAGAAATGGGAGAAAAAGCTTATGAAATAGGTTATGTAACATCTGGAGGTGAAGGTATTTGTTTAAAATAG
- the fabK gene encoding enoyl-[acyl-carrier-protein] reductase FabK — protein sequence MEKNRVCELLKIKYPIFQGAMARIADASLASAVSEAGGLGIITGAAPTEWVREQIQKTKKMTDKPFGVNIMLMSENAEEIADLVCEEGVPVVTTGAGSPGKYMEKWKSHGIKVIPVVASVALAKRMEKAGADAIIAEGTESGGHVGEVTTMALVPQVVDAVEIPVIAAGGIGDGRGVAASFMLGAEGIQIGTRFLVAKECTIHQNYKDKVLAAKDRDTEVTGRGTGHPVRVLRNKLARTYLQLEKDGAPIEEIEKIGVGALRKAVEGDVDNGSLMSGQIAGLICKEQTCKEIIEELFSEAEGLFGKFGGKHE from the coding sequence GTGGAAAAAAATAGAGTGTGTGAACTGTTAAAGATAAAATATCCAATATTTCAAGGAGCTATGGCAAGAATTGCAGATGCTTCTTTGGCTTCAGCAGTAAGTGAGGCAGGCGGCCTTGGAATAATAACAGGAGCAGCACCAACTGAGTGGGTAAGAGAGCAAATACAAAAAACTAAAAAGATGACGGATAAACCATTTGGAGTAAATATAATGCTAATGTCAGAAAATGCTGAAGAAATAGCAGACCTTGTATGTGAAGAAGGCGTACCAGTTGTTACAACAGGTGCAGGCAGTCCAGGAAAGTATATGGAAAAGTGGAAATCTCATGGCATAAAAGTTATACCAGTAGTTGCTTCAGTTGCTTTAGCTAAGAGAATGGAAAAAGCAGGCGCAGATGCAATTATAGCAGAAGGAACTGAATCAGGCGGACATGTAGGAGAAGTGACTACAATGGCATTAGTTCCACAAGTAGTTGATGCAGTTGAAATACCAGTGATAGCTGCAGGCGGAATTGGTGATGGAAGAGGAGTTGCAGCGTCATTCATGCTAGGAGCTGAAGGTATTCAGATTGGAACAAGATTCTTAGTTGCTAAAGAATGTACAATACATCAAAACTATAAAGATAAAGTATTAGCAGCAAAAGACAGAGATACAGAAGTGACAGGAAGAGGCACAGGCCATCCAGTTAGAGTACTTAGAAATAAGCTTGCAAGAACTTATTTACAATTAGAAAAAGATGGAGCACCAATTGAAGAAATAGAAAAAATCGGTGTAGGTGCATTAAGAAAAGCAGTTGAAGGTGATGTGGATAATGGATCACTTATGTCAGGACAAATTGCAGGACTTATTTGTAAAGAGCAAACATGTAAAGAAATAATTGAAGAACTATTTAGTGAAGCAGAAGGATTATTTGGAAAATTTGGAGGGAAACATGAATAG
- the purH gene encoding bifunctional phosphoribosylaminoimidazolecarboxamide formyltransferase/IMP cyclohydrolase — protein MKKRALISVFDKDGVLEFAKFLAAKDVEIVSTGGTYKYLKENGLDVIEINEVTNFPEMLDGRVKTLHPLVHAGILAIRDNEKHMDTLKERNIHTIDYVVVNLYPFFEKVKEDLEFEEKVEFIDIGGPTMLRAAAKNFQDVVVISDKNDYKVVMEEIEASGEASLKTKKKLAGKVFNLMSAYDGAISNFLLADDEEEYPEYLSVSYKKMQGLRYGENSHQTAAVYSSTMLDGAMNTFETLNGKELSYNNFKDCDIAWKCANEFDEPACCALKHNTPCGVAVGDDAYEAYMKAYEVDPTSIFGGIVAFNRKVDKKTAEEMVKIFLEVIAAPEYDEDALEVLKTKKNLRVLKFHNKPKADRYMVTVDGAMLVQEEDNKLIEEIKVVTEKKPTDEEMKDLLFGMKVVKYVKSNAIVVAHNGIALGIGGGQVNRIWPTEDALKRGKGATILASDAFFPFRDVVDQAAKNGIKAIIQPGGSMRDQESIDACNEHGIAMVFTGYRHFKH, from the coding sequence ATGAAAAAAAGAGCTTTAATAAGTGTATTTGATAAAGATGGAGTTTTAGAGTTTGCTAAATTTTTAGCAGCAAAAGATGTTGAAATTGTATCAACAGGTGGGACTTATAAATATCTTAAGGAAAATGGTTTGGATGTAATTGAAATTAATGAAGTTACTAATTTCCCAGAGATGCTAGATGGAAGAGTAAAAACTCTTCATCCATTAGTTCATGCTGGAATTTTAGCTATAAGAGATAATGAAAAACATATGGATACTTTAAAGGAAAGAAATATTCATACAATAGATTATGTAGTTGTAAATCTTTATCCATTCTTTGAAAAAGTTAAAGAAGACTTGGAGTTTGAAGAGAAGGTTGAATTTATAGATATTGGAGGTCCTACAATGCTTAGAGCAGCTGCTAAGAACTTCCAAGATGTTGTAGTAATCTCAGATAAAAACGACTATAAAGTTGTAATGGAAGAAATTGAAGCAAGCGGAGAAGCATCTTTAAAGACAAAGAAAAAGTTAGCAGGTAAAGTATTTAATCTTATGAGTGCTTATGATGGTGCTATTTCAAACTTCTTATTAGCTGATGATGAGGAAGAATATCCAGAATATCTTTCGGTTTCATATAAGAAGATGCAAGGACTTAGATACGGAGAAAATTCACATCAGACTGCAGCAGTTTATTCATCAACAATGCTTGATGGGGCTATGAATACATTTGAAACATTAAATGGTAAAGAATTATCTTACAATAACTTTAAAGACTGTGATATTGCTTGGAAATGTGCTAATGAATTTGATGAACCAGCATGCTGCGCATTAAAACATAATACGCCTTGTGGAGTTGCAGTTGGAGACGACGCATATGAAGCTTACATGAAAGCTTATGAAGTGGACCCAACTTCTATATTTGGGGGAATCGTTGCATTTAATAGGAAAGTAGATAAGAAGACTGCTGAAGAAATGGTTAAGATCTTCTTAGAGGTTATAGCAGCACCAGAATATGATGAAGATGCTTTGGAAGTATTAAAGACTAAAAAGAATTTAAGAGTTCTTAAATTTCATAATAAGCCAAAAGCAGATAGATATATGGTTACAGTTGATGGAGCAATGCTTGTTCAAGAAGAGGATAATAAATTAATTGAAGAGATCAAAGTTGTAACTGAAAAGAAACCAACTGATGAGGAAATGAAAGATTTATTATTTGGAATGAAAGTAGTTAAATATGTTAAATCAAATGCTATTGTTGTTGCTCATAATGGAATAGCTTTAGGAATTGGTGGAGGTCAAGTTAATAGAATTTGGCCAACAGAAGATGCGTTAAAGAGAGGCAAAGGAGCTACAATTCTTGCATCGGATGCGTTCTTCCCATTTAGAGATGTTGTGGATCAAGCAGCTAAAAACGGAATTAAAGCTATAATTCAGCCAGGTGGATCCATGAGAGATCAAGAATCAATAGATGCATGTAATGAACATGGAATAGCAATGGTATTCACAGGATATAGACACTTTAAACACTAA
- the fabG gene encoding 3-oxoacyl-[acyl-carrier-protein] reductase, translating into MLKGKCAIITGASRGIGRAIALKLASLGANIVINYRSNEKEALDVENEIKGMGVETLCIKGDISKSEEVENIVASAKEKFGTIDIMVNNAGITKDGLLLRMKEEDFDSVIDVNLKGVFNCLKAITPVMIKQKQGKIINLSSVVGITGNAGQVNYAASKAGVIGMTKSLAKEVGSRGITVNAVAPGYIETDMTESLGEKYKEEMKKNIPLKRLGTANDVAEAVAFLASEGANYVTGQVIQVDGGMLM; encoded by the coding sequence ATGTTAAAAGGAAAATGTGCTATTATCACAGGTGCATCAAGAGGAATAGGAAGAGCAATAGCTTTAAAACTTGCTTCTCTTGGAGCTAATATCGTTATAAATTATAGAAGTAATGAAAAAGAAGCATTAGACGTTGAAAATGAAATAAAAGGCATGGGCGTTGAAACCTTATGTATAAAAGGAGATATTTCTAAATCAGAAGAAGTAGAAAACATTGTAGCGTCTGCTAAAGAAAAATTTGGAACAATAGATATCATGGTAAATAATGCAGGAATCACAAAAGATGGATTACTACTTAGAATGAAGGAAGAAGATTTCGATAGCGTTATTGATGTAAATTTAAAAGGTGTATTTAATTGTTTAAAGGCAATAACTCCAGTCATGATAAAACAAAAACAAGGAAAGATAATAAATCTTTCTTCAGTAGTTGGAATTACAGGTAATGCAGGGCAAGTTAATTATGCTGCATCAAAAGCAGGAGTAATCGGAATGACTAAATCTCTTGCAAAAGAAGTTGGTTCTAGAGGGATTACTGTAAATGCAGTTGCGCCAGGATATATTGAAACAGATATGACAGAATCCTTAGGAGAAAAATATAAAGAAGAAATGAAGAAAAACATACCACTTAAAAGACTTGGAACAGCAAATGATGTAGCTGAAGCTGTAGCATTTTTAGCTAGCGAAGGTGCAAATTATGTTACAGGCCAAGTGATTCAAGTTGATGGCGGAATGTTAATGTAA
- a CDS encoding MarR family transcriptional regulator: MNKSTTMINEILVQLFNDVLQIEEQSLKNGILSDISITEVHTMEVIGMYNESTMSEVAQKLKITVSTLTTAINKLIKKGYVERKRIEEDKRVVLVKLTEKGIMAYKLHQRFHKKMINNAIEGLSLEEEKILISSLNKLNDFFKEKYKLE, encoded by the coding sequence ATGAACAAATCAACTACAATGATCAATGAGATTTTGGTGCAGTTATTTAATGATGTCTTACAAATTGAAGAACAAAGCTTAAAAAATGGTATACTTTCAGATATTTCAATAACAGAAGTTCATACAATGGAGGTTATTGGGATGTATAACGAAAGCACAATGTCAGAGGTAGCTCAAAAGTTAAAAATTACTGTAAGTACCTTAACAACTGCTATAAATAAATTAATTAAAAAAGGCTATGTTGAAAGGAAAAGAATAGAAGAAGACAAAAGAGTTGTCTTAGTTAAATTAACTGAGAAAGGTATAATGGCTTATAAACTTCATCAGAGATTTCACAAAAAAATGATAAATAATGCAATAGAAGGCTTAAGCTTAGAGGAGGAAAAAATCTTAATTTCTTCTTTAAATAAATTAAATGACTTTTTTAAAGAAAAATATAAACTGGAATAA
- the purD gene encoding phosphoribosylamine--glycine ligase produces MKLLLIGSGGREHALAWKLAKSPKVEKIFVAPGNGGTAIEHKCENINITDLDELVKFAKKEIIDLTIVGPEDPLTKGIVNKFKREGLKIFGPAESAARLEGSKSFSKEFMKKYGVKTAEYETFTSADEALKYLETCSYPTVVKADGLAAGKGVAICANKDEAAQAVKDYMVEDIFNGAGQKIVIEEFLEGIEASILSITDGKTVIPFVSGKDHKQIFDNGKGPNTGGMGVLAPNPYVTEDVMKDFEENIMAKTLNGIKEEGFDYKGIIFFGIMITNKGTYLLEYNVRMGDPETQSVLYLMESDLVEVIEAALREELYKTTIEWNDGVCINVVLASKGYPGKFTKGYEIKIDEKVKDKVFLAGAKAEDGVLKTNGGRVLSVIGLGKTLEEARSDAYENIKYVTFEGAYCRSDIGTYK; encoded by the coding sequence ATGAAACTTCTTTTAATTGGTTCAGGTGGTAGAGAACATGCTTTAGCTTGGAAATTAGCTAAAAGTCCAAAGGTAGAAAAGATATTTGTTGCGCCAGGAAATGGTGGAACTGCAATTGAACATAAATGCGAAAATATTAATATAACCGATTTAGATGAATTGGTTAAGTTTGCAAAGAAGGAAATTATTGATTTAACAATAGTTGGACCAGAAGATCCATTGACAAAAGGTATTGTAAACAAATTCAAAAGAGAAGGACTTAAAATATTTGGACCGGCTGAAAGTGCTGCAAGACTTGAAGGCAGTAAAAGCTTCTCGAAAGAATTCATGAAAAAATATGGAGTTAAAACTGCAGAATATGAAACTTTCACGAGTGCAGATGAAGCACTTAAATACTTAGAAACCTGTTCATATCCAACAGTTGTAAAGGCAGACGGGCTTGCTGCTGGAAAAGGTGTTGCTATATGTGCGAATAAAGATGAAGCAGCTCAGGCTGTAAAAGATTATATGGTTGAGGATATCTTTAATGGAGCAGGGCAAAAAATAGTAATAGAAGAATTCCTTGAAGGTATTGAAGCTTCAATTTTATCAATTACAGATGGTAAGACAGTTATACCATTTGTATCAGGAAAAGATCATAAGCAGATATTTGATAATGGCAAAGGACCTAATACAGGGGGCATGGGAGTGCTCGCTCCAAATCCTTATGTTACAGAAGATGTAATGAAGGACTTTGAAGAAAATATTATGGCTAAGACTTTAAATGGAATTAAAGAAGAAGGCTTTGATTATAAAGGGATTATCTTCTTTGGTATTATGATTACTAATAAGGGGACTTACCTTCTAGAATATAACGTAAGAATGGGAGATCCAGAAACTCAATCAGTTCTTTATTTAATGGAAAGTGATTTGGTAGAAGTTATTGAAGCAGCACTAAGAGAAGAACTATATAAGACCACAATTGAGTGGAATGACGGAGTTTGTATTAATGTTGTTTTAGCATCAAAAGGATATCCTGGAAAGTTCACTAAGGGGTATGAAATAAAAATAGATGAAAAGGTAAAAGATAAGGTGTTCTTAGCTGGAGCTAAAGCTGAAGATGGAGTCTTAAAGACAAATGGCGGCAGGGTATTGTCTGTTATAGGGCTTGGAAAAACTTTAGAAGAAGCTAGAAGTGATGCTTATGAAAATATTAAGTATGTTACTTTTGAAGGTGCATATTGTAGAAGTGATATAGGAACATATAAATAA
- a CDS encoding tetratricopeptide repeat protein: protein MESKNYLYNNYLNMARNLRSEKNLLKALKFYKKAYSFNIGKEDIELLIDMALIYHEIGLIPEAEQKYFEVLKKDTEEARAYYGLAIIYDDNDELGKAKKYYEKAIEKNPNYDKAYFFLANIYDEFDEKDEAINYYKKAIEINPKEVWAYANIACILEELNRNAEALEYINMALEIDDKNYKILFNKGVILNKLRQIEESKEYYNKSIEENPKYPYSFLNLSIIYKEHGDFRKAIEIISEGIKENEEESFLYYNRACFYVNIKENLKALKDVEKSIELNNFFIDYMKKDKELDPIRELKEYKQIEHIFEL, encoded by the coding sequence ATGGAAAGCAAAAATTATTTGTATAATAATTATTTAAATATGGCAAGAAACTTGAGATCGGAAAAGAATTTATTAAAGGCTCTTAAATTCTATAAAAAAGCATATTCTTTTAATATCGGAAAAGAAGATATAGAATTATTAATAGATATGGCATTGATATATCATGAGATAGGTTTAATACCAGAAGCGGAGCAGAAGTATTTTGAAGTGTTAAAGAAAGATACGGAAGAGGCCAGAGCATATTACGGCTTGGCGATAATTTATGATGATAATGATGAACTTGGAAAAGCAAAGAAATACTATGAAAAAGCTATAGAAAAGAACCCTAATTATGATAAAGCTTACTTCTTTTTAGCTAATATATATGATGAATTTGATGAGAAAGATGAAGCTATTAATTATTATAAAAAAGCTATAGAAATAAACCCGAAAGAAGTCTGGGCATATGCAAACATAGCCTGTATATTAGAAGAATTAAATAGAAATGCAGAAGCCTTGGAGTATATAAATATGGCCTTAGAAATCGATGATAAAAACTATAAGATTTTATTCAATAAAGGGGTAATATTAAATAAGCTTAGGCAAATAGAGGAAAGTAAAGAATATTATAATAAGTCCATTGAAGAAAATCCTAAGTATCCCTATAGTTTTTTAAATCTATCCATTATATATAAAGAACATGGAGATTTTAGAAAGGCTATAGAAATCATAAGTGAAGGAATAAAAGAAAATGAAGAAGAAAGCTTTCTATATTATAATAGGGCTTGTTTTTATGTAAACATAAAAGAAAATCTAAAGGCATTGAAAGATGTAGAAAAGAGCATAGAATTAAATAACTTCTTTATAGATTATATGAAGAAAGATAAAGAATTAGATCCAATAAGAGAACTTAAGGAGTATAAGCAAATAGAACACATATTTGAGCTATGA